The proteins below come from a single Cervus canadensis isolate Bull #8, Minnesota chromosome 2, ASM1932006v1, whole genome shotgun sequence genomic window:
- the ANKRD34A gene encoding ankyrin repeat domain-containing protein 34A: MLHTEGHALLRAVGQGKLRLARLLLEGGAYVNEGDAQGETALMAACRARYDDPQNKARMVRYLLEQGADPNIADRLGRTALMHACAGGGGAAVASLLLAHGADPSVRDHAGASALVHALDRGDRETLATLLDACKAKGTEVIIITTDTSPSGTKKTRQYLNSPPSPGVEDPAPTPSSPGVCTSPSEIQLQTAGVGGRGLLSPRAQEEEEKRDVFEFPLPKPPDDPSPSEPLPKPPRHPPKPLKRLNSEPWGLVAPPQPLPPAEGRPGVERLTAEFNGLTLTGRPRLSRRHSTEGPEDPPPWAEKVTGGGPLSRRNTAPEAQESGPSSGLRQKLSRMESVELDTPGNLCPDSPECSRPSLERRRYSASPLTLPPAGSVSSPRQSQESLPGAVSPLSGRRRSPGLLERRGSGTLLLDHIAQTRPGFLPPLNVSPHPPIPDIRPQPGGRAPSLPAPPQAGAPGSPRTKRKLVRRHSMQTEQIRLLGGFQSLGGPGEPGR; this comes from the coding sequence ATGCTGCACACCGAGGGCCACGCTCTTCTTCGGGCCGTGGGTCAGGGTAAGCTACGCTTGGCCCGTTTGCTTCTGGAGGGGGGCGCCTACGTGAATGAGGGTGATGCTCAAGGGGAGACTGCGCTAATGGCGGCCTGTCGGGCCCGGTACGACGACCCCCAGAACAAGGCACGCATGGTACGCTACCTTCTGGAGCAAGGCGCGGACCCCAACATCGCAGATCGCCTAGGGCGCACGGCGCTCATGCACGCTTGCGCAGGCGGCGGGGGCGCCGCGGTGGCCTCCCTGCTCCTTGCCCATGGCGCGGACCCCTCAGTCCGAGATCACGCCGGCGCCTCGGCACTTGTTCACGCCCTGGACCGCGGGGATCGCGAGACCCTTGCCACGCTGCTGGACGCCTGCAAGGCCAAGGGCACGGAGGTCATCATCATTACCACTGACACCTCGCCCTCCGGCACCAAGAAGACACGCCAGTATCTCAATTCTCCACCGTCCCCGGGGGTGGAGGACCCCGCTCCCACTCCTTCTAGCCCGGGGGTCTGCACATCGCCTTCGGAAATCCAACTGCAGACTGCAGGAGTGGGAGGACGAGGATTGTTATCCCCTCGCgcccaggaagaagaggaaaagagggacGTATTTGAATTCCCTCTTCCTAAGCCCCCCGATGACCCCTCCCCTTCCGAGCCGCTCCCCAAACCACCCCGCCATCCTCCAAAACCCCTCAAAAGGCTCAACTCCGAGCCCTGGGGCCTAGTGGCCCCTCCTCAACCGCTCCCGCCTGCAGAAGGGAGGCCGGGGGTCGAGCGCCTGACCGCCGAATTCAACGGCCTGACCCTGACAGGTCGACCGCGTCTTTCCCGACGTCACAGCACCGAAGGCCCAGAGGACCCGCCCCCGTGGGCGGAGAAAGTGACGGGTGGGGGTCCTCTCTCTCGCAGAAACACAGCGCCAGAAGCTCAGGAGTCTGGCCCCTCTTCAGGGCTGAGGCAGAAACTGAGCCGCATGGAGTCGGTGGAGCTCGATACTCCCGGAAATCTTTGCCCCGACTCGCCCGAGTGCAGCCGCCCGTCCCTGGAGCGCCGCAGATACAGCGCCTCCCCGCTGACCCTCCCTCCAGCCGGCTCGGTTTCCTCCCCGCGCCAGTCCCAGGAGAGTCTTCCTGGGGCTGTATCTCCGCTGAGCGGGCGGAGGCGGAGTCCCGGGTTGCTGGAGAGGAGGGGCTCGGGGACGTTGCTTCTGGACCACATCGCGCAAACGCGGCCAGGTTTCCTGCCCCCGCTCAATGTCAGCCCCCATCCTCCCATCCCCGACATTCGCCCCCAACCCGGAGGTCGGGCGCCTTCGCTGCCCGCTCCTCCCCAGGCGGGGGCGCCAGGCTCTCCCAGGACCAAGCGCAAGTTGGTGAGACGCCACTCCATGCAGACTGAGCAGATCCGCCTGCTAGGGGGATTCCAGAGTCTAGGCgggccaggggagcctgggcGCTGA
- the POLR3GL gene encoding DNA-directed RNA polymerase III subunit RPC7-like: MASRGGGRGCGRGQLTFNVEAVGIGKGDALPPPTLQPSPLFPPLEFRPVPLPSGEEGEYVLALKQELRGAMRQLPYFIRPAVPKRDVERYSDKYQMSGPIDNAIDWNPDWRRLPRELKIRVRKLQKERTTIILPKRPLKTTEDKEETIQKLETLEKKEEEVTSEEDEEKEEEEEKEEEEEEEYDEEEHEEETDYIMSYFDNGEDFGGDSDDNMDEAIY, translated from the exons ATGGCCAgccggggtgggggccggggtTGTGGCCGGGGCCAGTTGACCTTCAACGTGGAGGCTGTGGGCATTGGGAAGGGGGATGCTttgcccccacccaccctgcaGCCTTCTCCACTCTTCCCT CCCTTGGAGTTCCGCCCAGTGCCTCTGCCCTCTGGAGAGGAAGGGGAATATGTCCTGGCCCTGAAGCAGGAGCTTCGAGGGGCCATGCGGCAGCTCCCCTACTTCATCCGGCCTGCTGTCCCCAAGAGAG ATGTGGAGCGTTACTCAGACAAATATCAGATGTCAGGGCCGATTGACAATGCCATCGATTGGAACCCTG ATTGGCGACGTCTGCCCCGGGAGCTAAAGATCCGCGTACGGAAGCTACAGAAGGAAC GGACCACCATTATACTCCCCAAGAGACCCCTTAAGACCACAGAAGATAAGGAGGAAACAATACAGAAACTAGAG ACTTtggagaagaaggaggaagaagtgacttcagaggaagatgaggagaaagaagaagaagaagagaaggaagaggaagaagaagaggagtaTGATGAAGAAGAACATGAAGAG gaaACTGATTACATCATGTCATATTTTGACAATGGGGAGGACTTTGGGGGTGACAGTGATGACAATATGGATGAGGCTATATACTGA
- the LOC122433902 gene encoding thioredoxin-interacting protein, with translation MVMFKKIKSFEVVFNDPEKVYGSGEKVAGRVIVEVCEVTRVKAVRILACGVAKVLWMQGSQQCKQTLDYLRYEDTLLLEDQPAGESEMVIMRPGNKYEYKFGFELPQGPLGTSFKGKYGCVDYWVKAFLDRPSQPTQETKKNFEVMDLVDVNTPDLLEPVSAKKEKKVSCMFIPDGRVSVSARIDRKGFCEGDEINIHADFENTCSRIVIPKAAIVARHTYLANGQTKVLTQKLSSVRGNHIISGTCASWRGKSLRVQKIRPSILGCNILRVEYSLLIYVSVPGSKKVILDLPLVIGSRSGLSSRTSSMASQTSSEMSWVDLNIPDTPEAPPCYMDSIAEDHRLESPTTPLLDDTDGSQDSPIFMYAPEFRFMPPPTYSEVDPCILNNNVQ, from the exons ATGGTGATGTTCAAGAAGATCAAGTCTTTCGAGGTGGTCTTTAACGACCCCGAAAAGGTGTACGGCAGTGGGGAGAAGGTGGCTGGCCGGGTGATAGTGGAAGTGTGTGAAGTCACTCGAGTCAAAGCTGTCAGGATCCTGGCTTGCGGAGTGGCCAAAGTCCTGTGGATGCAGGGATCCCAGCAGTGCAAGCAGACGTTGGACTACCTACGCTACGAAGACACGCTTCTCCTGGAGGACCAACCAGCTG gTGAGAGTGAGATGGTGATCATGAGACCTGGAAACAAATATGAATACAAGTTCGGCTTTGAACTTCCTCAGGG GCCTCTGGGAACatctttcaaaggaaaatacGGGTGTGTGGACTACTGGGTGAAGGCTTTTCTTGATCGCCCCAGCCAGCCAActcaagagacaaagaaaaactttGAAGTGATGGATCTAGTGGATGTCAATACTCCTGATTTACTG GAACCTGTGTCAgctaaaaaggagaagaaagtttCCTGCATGTTCATACCTGATGGGCGGGTGTCTGTCTCTGCACGAATTGACAGAAAAGGATTCTGTGAAG GTGATGAGATTAACATCCATGCTGATTTTGAGAATACATGTTCCCGTATCGTGATCCCCAAAGCTGCCATTGTAGCCCGCCACACTTACCTTGCCAATGGCCAAACCAAGGTGCTGACGCAGAAGTTGTCATCAGTCAGAGGCAATCATATTATTTCCGGAACCTGTGCATCATGGCGTGGCAAGAGCCTTCGGGTGCAGAAAATCAGGCCTTCTATCTTGGGCTGCAATATCCTGCGAGTTGAATACTCCTTACTG ATCTACGTTAGCGTCCCTGGCTCCAAGAAAGTCATTCTTGACCTGCCTCTGGTTATTGGCAGCAGGTCAGGCCTCAGCAGCCGGACGTCCAGCATGGCCAGCCAGACCAGCTCTGAGATGAGTTGGGTAGACCTGAACATCCCAGATACCCCAGAAG CTCCTCCTTGCTATATGGATAGCATTGCTGAAGATCACCGGTTGGAGAGCCCCACTACTCCTCTGCTAGATGACACAGATGGTTCTCAAGACAGCCCTATTTTTATGTATGCTCCAGAGTTCAGGTTCATGCCACCACCTACTTATTCTGAG gTTGATCCCTGCATCCTGAACAACAATGTGCAGTGA